The Streptomyces sp. NBC_01268 genome segment GCGCGCCCGGCGCTTGTCGTTGAGGAGCGAGAAGCCGACGGCCGCCAGGTACAGGATGGTGATCGGTCCGGCGAGGGCCAGCATGCCGACCGGGTCGGTGGTCGGGGTGATGACGGCGCCGAAGACGAACACGCCCATGATCACGCCGCGCCACCAGCGGGCCATGCGGCGTCCGCTGAGGACACCGGTGAGGTTCAGCATCACCAGGACCAGCGGGAGCTCGAAGGCGAGGCCGAAGACCAGCACCATGCGCAGGGTGAAGTCGAGGACGTCGTTCAGCCCGAGGATGTTCGCGGAGCCGTCCGGCGTGAGGCTGATCAGCACCTTCACGCTCACGGGAAGGATGAGGTACGCGAGGTAGGCACCGGCCCCGAAGAGCGGGACCGCGGCGCCCACGAAGGCGTACGTGTACTTCTTCTCGTTCTTGTGCAGTCCCGGCGCGATGAAGGCCCAGAGCTGGTAGAGCCAGACGGGGCTCGCGACGACGAGACCCGCCGTGAGGGAGAGCTGGATCGTCGTGCTGAACGGCGCCATCAACGTGTTGAAGGAGACGATCGCGCAGTTTCCACCACTACTGGTGACGCCTTCGGCGCACGTGGGCACCGACTTCGTCAGGAACTGCATCAGGTCCTCGCTGTACACGAGGGCCACGACGGTGACCGCGGCGATGGCCAGGAGGCCCTTCGCGAGGCGGTTGCGAAGTTCACGCAGGTGCTCCACGAGGGGCATCCGGCCCTCGGGATCCTTCTCCTGCTTGCGGGCAGACTTGAGCAACCCACGTCCTCATCTCGTGCGGCAGCCGTCGCCCTAGTGCGACGGCCGCGGCGGACCGGGTCAGCGCTTGGTGGTGTCCGTGGGCTCGGTCACGGGACGCGAGCTGGTCACGTCGCCGGGCGCGGCCTGGATGGTGCGGGGCGCGGGCTGCTGGTCCTGGGCGCCGGCGTGGGGCGGGTCGGCGGGGGCGCTCTGCTGGTCCTCGGACTTCATGGCCTTGGCCTCGCTCTTGAGGATGCGGGCCGACTTGCCCAGCGAACGGGCCATGTCCGGCAGCTTCTTGGCGCCGAACAGCAGGATGATCACGACGAGGATGAGAATGATCTCGGTGGGGCCGAGCCTACCCATAGCTGTTTACCTTCTTCACCGAGGCGACATTGGAGTGCGTGCCCGGCGGGTCGGACATGCGTCCGGCCACCGCGCTGCAAGCGATCGTAACCCGCAGGAGTAAACGGGCGGCAATGCCTGTGCATACTCGCGATTTCCTCCCGCGGACCCGGTCCATGGAAGCTCTTCGCAGCGTACGGCACGGATTCAGCGCAGCGTCTCGCCGGTCCTCGCCAGATCGACGGCGGCCCGTTCGAGGTCCTCGGCGGCCTGGTTGATGCGCTGTGTGGTGTGGGCCACTTGACGGCCGAGGCGCTGGGCCTCCAGGAAGACCTTGATCCCGAGGACACCGAGGACGGCGATGCCGAGGAAGCCGAGGGCGATGGCGAGCATGGGCCAGAACATGTGCCGAGCCTAGACGCCCCGACGCCGGGGGACGTCAGCCGGTGGTGTGCAGCCGGAGGGTGTTCACGCCGCCGCCGGTGAGGAGTTCGATGATCCGCTCACCGGCCGGCTTGCGGACGGAGCTGCCGCACTCGGGGCAGGTGAAGGAGTAGAAGGTGGTGCGGCGGCTCGCGCCGATGGCGAGCCGCAGGGCGCCCGCGGAGAGTTCGAAGCGGGAACGGCACTCGGGGCAGGCCGCCTTGAAGTGGACCGGGGCGACCGTCGCCGCAAGACCGGACATCGCAGACATCGCGGACATTTCCCTCAACTCTCCCCACTGCGGTACGTGCGTGCGTCTCACTGGGAACAGCGCCCGGTCCCCCCGGAACGTCACGTCCCCCTGCTCTCAGCCCTCGTACGCGGCCAGTGCGGCAGCCGCCGCCGCCTGCGCGCTGTCCGCGAGCTCCTGCGGGGCGACGATCCGCCCGTCGCTGCCGAGCCGCAGCGCCAGCCGGCGCAGCGAGGCCGGGGCCGGGGTCCGCAGCGTGATCCGCAGACCGCCGTCGGGCAGTTCGTCCGCGCGGTCGTGCGGGTAGTACTCGGCGACCCAGCGCCCCCCGGGACCCACCTCGACCACGACCTCGGGGTCCTCGGCGGACGGCTGCACGAGCCCCTCCGACAGGTCCCGCAGCTCGATCTCCGGGGGCGCCGCGTGCTCGTCCAGGATCCGGATCTCGGCGACCCGGTCGAGGCGGAAGGTGCGGCGCGCCTCGGAGAGGCGGCACCACGCCTCCATGTACGTGTGGCCGACGGCGAAGAGCCGGATCGGGTCCACCTCGCGCTCGGTGAGCTCGTCGCGGGCCGGCGAGTAGTAGCGCAGCCACAGGCGCCGGCGCTCGGAGATCGCCCGGTCCACCTCGGCGAAGACCCCGCCCTCGGACTCGAAGGTCACCGAGAGCCGGGAGCTGGCACCGGCCACCTCGCCGGCCGCCGCCTCCAGCTTGGCCGTGGCGCGCAACAGCGCCTCGCGGTCGC includes the following:
- the tatC gene encoding twin-arginine translocase subunit TatC translates to MPLVEHLRELRNRLAKGLLAIAAVTVVALVYSEDLMQFLTKSVPTCAEGVTSSGGNCAIVSFNTLMAPFSTTIQLSLTAGLVVASPVWLYQLWAFIAPGLHKNEKKYTYAFVGAAVPLFGAGAYLAYLILPVSVKVLISLTPDGSANILGLNDVLDFTLRMVLVFGLAFELPLVLVMLNLTGVLSGRRMARWWRGVIMGVFVFGAVITPTTDPVGMLALAGPITILYLAAVGFSLLNDKRRARNNPDAELDDDEASQLDLTPEPVRGPETVEAARALPEQATGESDGVRSQRLNGYDDIT
- the tatA gene encoding Sec-independent protein translocase subunit TatA encodes the protein MGRLGPTEIILILVVIILLFGAKKLPDMARSLGKSARILKSEAKAMKSEDQQSAPADPPHAGAQDQQPAPRTIQAAPGDVTSSRPVTEPTDTTKR
- a CDS encoding helix-turn-helix transcriptional regulator, with amino-acid sequence MAANAIDQTRRMLSLVTYLRERPGAHVADVARAFGITEDELISDLDVLPMCGTSFRGGDLLDIDTDGDRIWWHNPDDVAAPLRLAADEATALLVAARAVATLPGLREGDREALLRATAKLEAAAGEVAGASSRLSVTFESEGGVFAEVDRAISERRRLWLRYYSPARDELTEREVDPIRLFAVGHTYMEAWCRLSEARRTFRLDRVAEIRILDEHAAPPEIELRDLSEGLVQPSAEDPEVVVEVGPGGRWVAEYYPHDRADELPDGGLRITLRTPAPASLRRLALRLGSDGRIVAPQELADSAQAAAAAALAAYEG